One window from the genome of Camelus bactrianus isolate YW-2024 breed Bactrian camel chromosome 4, ASM4877302v1, whole genome shotgun sequence encodes:
- the OR2K2 gene encoding olfactory receptor 2K2: protein MQRGNLTIWSFFFLEGFSQYPELEIVLFVLSLVMYLITLVGNSTLILITVLDSRLQTPMYLFLGNLSFMDICYTSASIPTLLVNLLSSQKTIVFSGCAVQMYLSLAMGSTECVLLAVMAYDRYVAICNPLRYPIVMNRQVCVQMATVSWVTGSLTALLETGLALRTPLCRNLIDHFTCEILAVLKLACTSSLLMDTIVLVVSVLLLPIPMLFFCISYIFILSTILRISSAEGRNKAFSTCGAHLTVVSLYYGAALSMYLKPSSSGSQEIDKIISLLYGVLTPMLNPIIYSLRNKEVKDAVKKVLGKISLCNFTVVIKRGTQNDCLWMVHWVQDRISFMYHCVPVLSTRSGTRKTSSAYFL, encoded by the exons atgcaaAGGGGAAACCTCACCATCTGGAGCTTTTTTTTCCTGGAGGGTTTTTCTCAATACCCAGAGTTAGAGATCGTTCTCTTTGTCCTCAGCCTTGTAATGTATCTGATAACCCTCGTAGGCAACAGCACTCTTATTTTAATCACTGTCCTAGATTCACGCCTTCAAACTCCCATGTACTTGTTCCTTGGAAATCTCTCTTTCATGGATATTTGCTACACATCTGCGTCTATCCCCACTTTGCTGGTGAACTTGCTGTCATCCCAGAAAACCATTGTCTTTTCTGGGTGTGCGGTGCAGATGTACCTGTCCCTTGCCATGGGTTCCACGGAGTGCGTGCTCCTGGCTGTGATGGCGTATGACCGTTACGTGGCCATCTGCAACCCGCTGAGGTACCCCATCGTCATGAACAGGCAGGTCTGTGTGCAGATGGCCACCGTCTCCTGGGTGACGGGCTCTCTGACGGCCCTGCTGGAAACTGGCCTCGCCCTGCGGACACCCCTCTGCAGGAATCTCATCGATCACTTCACGTGTGAAATTCTGGCAGTGCTGAAGTTGGCTTGCACAAGTTCACTGCTCATGGACACAATCGTGCTGGTGGTCAGCGTGCTCCTTCTGCCCATCCCCATGCTCTTCTTTTGCATCTCCTACATCTTCATCCTTTCCACTATTCTGAGAATCAGCTCAGCAGAGGGAAGAAACAAAGCCTTTTCTACCTGTGGCGCCCACTTGACTGTGGTGAGCTTGTATTACGGGGCTGCCCTCTCCATGTACCTTAAGCCTTCTTCATCAGGCTCCcaagaaatagataaaatcatCTCGTTGCTTTATGGAGTGCTTACCCCTATGCTGAACCCCATAATTTACAGTTTAAGGAACAAGGAAGTCAAAGATGCCGTGAAAAAAGTACTGGGCAAAATATCT CTCTGTAATTTTACAGTTGTGATAAAGCGGGGTACACAGAATGATTGCCTGTGGATG GTTCACTGGGTCCAGGACCGTATCAGCTTCATGTACCACTGTGTACCAGTCCTTAGCACAAGGTCTGGCACAAGGAAGACATCCAGTGCATACTTCTTGTGA